The Pedobacter frigiditerrae genomic sequence CAATATGCGAGCAATTTTCTTTTTAGCTTTATTGATGCTTGTATCGACAATGTCAGTAAATGCACAACAAAATAATAAGTCAGTAAAGATGGAAACTACAGGTTATGCGCCAATTAATGGCATCAAAATGTATTATGAAATTTATGGTGAAGGGAAAATTCCATTAGTGCTGATACATGGTGGGGGCTCTACAATTGAAACTTCATTTGCGAATATTATTCCTTTTTTAGCTAAATATGGAAAGGTGATAGCAGTAGAATTACAAGCACACGGCAGAACAAGTGATAGGAATGCACCAGAATCTTTTGCTCAAGATGCCGATGATGTGGCGGCTTTGGTAAAGCACTTAAAAATTGAAAAAGCGAACTTTTTTGGCTTTAGCAATGGCGGTTCTACCACTTTGCAAATTGCAATAAGACATCCAGATGTGGTGAATAAAATAATAGCGCTGTCTGCAGCCAGTAAAAGAGATGGTTTAATTGCTGGCTTTTTCGAAGGAATGAAAGGTGTAACCCTTGCCAATATGCCAACGCCATTGCAAGAAGCTTACCTAAAAGTTGCTCCAAATAAAGACGGACTAAAAGTGATGTTTGAAAAGGACAGGGATAGAATGATTAATTTTCAGGATTGGAAAGATGAAGATATGAAAGCTATCAAAGCACCAACATTATTTATTGTCTCTCAAAATGATGTGATCACCATTGATCATACCGTGAAAATGTCTCAGTTAATAACAGGCGCTAAACTAATTGTTTTACCAGGAGTTCACGGTTCTTGTATTGGAGAAGTCTGCACGGTAGAAAAAGGAAGTAAAATGCCAGAAATTACAGCTGCTTTAATGGATGAGTTTTTGAAAGCTAATTAATAGTAATAATTTAACCCACAGTTTGTCATTCCGAGGAACGAGGAATCTCATTTAGGATTAACAAATGTATAGTAAAAAAAGAAATGCATAGCTCAGATTCTTCCCATATCAGAATGACAATCGTGTTAAAAACAACTTAAAAAAGAATCATAGATATTTTTTATGAAATAAATCATCACTAAGACTGACATTTAAGGTTATTGTATAAACAGGCCCTAAAATTTCACTACATTTAAATATCTAATTATTAGCCAATGGAACTTGCTTTTTTGTTTTTAATTCTGCCAATCGTTGTTTCGTTGGTGTCAGCTTATTTTATATCTCTATTTACTCGTAATAAATTAAGGAAAACAGAAAATAAGAATGTTAAATTAATTAGTGTAATTACGTTTATTG encodes the following:
- a CDS encoding alpha/beta hydrolase; amino-acid sequence: METTGYAPINGIKMYYEIYGEGKIPLVLIHGGGSTIETSFANIIPFLAKYGKVIAVELQAHGRTSDRNAPESFAQDADDVAALVKHLKIEKANFFGFSNGGSTTLQIAIRHPDVVNKIIALSAASKRDGLIAGFFEGMKGVTLANMPTPLQEAYLKVAPNKDGLKVMFEKDRDRMINFQDWKDEDMKAIKAPTLFIVSQNDVITIDHTVKMSQLITGAKLIVLPGVHGSCIGEVCTVEKGSKMPEITAALMDEFLKAN